One genomic segment of Hordeum vulgare subsp. vulgare chromosome 2H, MorexV3_pseudomolecules_assembly, whole genome shotgun sequence includes these proteins:
- the LOC123426258 gene encoding leucine-rich repeat receptor-like serine/threonine-protein kinase At1g17230 has translation MATVAHFLLPILVLAVVSSAVPAAEQKEAAALRDFKRALVDVDGRLSSWDDAANGGGPCGWAGIACSVAREVTGVTLHGLGLGGALSPAVCALPRLAVLNVSKNALSGPVPAGLAACLALEVLDLSTNSLHGAIPPELCVLPSLRRLFLSENLLTGEIPADIGNLTALEELVIYTNNLTGGIPASVRKLRRLRVVRAGLNDLSGPIPVELSECSSLEVLGLAQNNLAGTLPRELSRLKNLTTLILWQNALTGDIPPELGSCTNLEMLALNDNAFTGGVPRELGALAMLVKLYIYRNQLEGTIPKELGSLQSAVEIDLSENKLTGVIPSELGKVQTLRLLHLFENRLQGSIPPELGKLGVIRRIDLSINNLTGAIPMEFQNLPCLEYLQLFDNQIHGGIPPLLGARSTLSVLDLSDNRLTGSIPPHLCRYQKLIFLSLGSNRLIGNIPPGVKACKTLTQLRLGGNMLTGSLPVELSAMHNLSALEMNQNRFSGPIPPEVGNLRSIERLILSGNYFVGQLPAGIGNLTELVAFNISSNQLTGPVPRELARCTKLQRLDLSRNSFTGLVPRELGTLVNLEQLKLSDNSLNGTIPASFGGLSRLTELQMGGNRLSGPVPLELGKLNALQIALNLSYNMLSGDIPTQLGNLRMLEYLFLNNNELQGEVPSSFTQLSSLMECNLSYNNLVGSLPSTLLFQHLDSSNFLGNNGLCGIKGKACSNSAYASSEAAAAHNKRFLREKIITIASIVVILVSLVLIALVCCLLKSNMPKLVPNEECKTGFSGPHYFLKERITYQELLKATGSFSECAVIGRGASGTVYKAAMPDGRRVAVKKLRCQGEGSSVDRSFRAEITTLGNVRHRNIVKLYGFCSNQDSNLILYEYMENGSLGELLHGTKDAYLLDWDTRYRIAFGAAEGLRYLHSDCKPKVIHRDIKSNNILLDEMMEAHVGDFGLAKIIDISNSRTMSAVAGSYGYIAPEYAFTMKVTEKCDIYSFGVVLLELVTGQCAIQPLEQGGDLVNLVRRTMNSMTPNSQVFDSRLDLNSKRVVEEMNLVMKIALFCTSESPLDRPSMREVISMLIDARASSCDSFSSPASESPTKDDSSFRL, from the exons ATGGCGACGGTGGCGCACTTCTTGCTCCCGATTCTTGTATTAGCGGTCGTGAGCTCGGCTGTGCCAGCGGCGGAGCaaaaggaggcggcggcgctgcggGATTTCAAGCGCGCGCTGGTGGACGTCGACGGGCGCCTTTCGAGCTGGGACGATGCGGCCAACGGCGGTGGGCCGTGCGGGTGGGCCGGCATTGCCTGCTCCGTCGCACGTGAGGTGACTGGCGTGACGCTCCACGGGCTCGGCCTCGGTGGAGCTCTCTCCCCCGCCGTCTGCGCGCTCCCGCGGCTCGCCGTGCTCAACGTGTCCAAGAACGCGCTGTCCGGCCCCGTCCCCGCAGGGCTCGCCGCGTGCCTCGCGCTGGAGGTGCTCGACCTCAGCACCAACTCCCTCCACGGCGCCATCCCGCCAGAGCTCTGCGTGCTCCCGTCCCTCCGCCGTCTCTTCCTCAGCGAAAACCTGCTGACCGGCGAGATCCCCGCGGACATAGGCAACCTCACCGCCCTGGAGGAGCTGGTCATCTACACCAACAACCTCACCGGCGGGATCCCCGCGTCCGTCCGCAAGCTACGGCGGCTCCGAGTCGTCCGCGCGGGTCTCAACGACCTTTCCGGCCCGATCCCGGTCGAGCTTAGCGAGTGCAGCAGCCTGGAGGTGCTCGGGCTCGCGCAGAACAACCTCGCCGGGACGCTGCCCCGCGAGCTCTCCCGGCTCAAGAACCTCACCACATTGATCCTTTGGCAGAACGCCTTGACCGGCGACATCCCGCCGGAGCTGGGGAGCTGCACGAACCTGGAGATGCTGGCGTTGAACGACAACGCCTTCACCGGCGGCGTCCCGAGGGAGCTCGGTGCGCTGGCCATGCTCGTAAAGCTCTACATTTACCGGAACCAGCTGGAGGGCACCATCCCCAAGGAGCTCGGGAGCCTGCAGAGTGCCGTGGAGATTGACCTGTCAGAGAACAAGCTGACAGGAGTCATCCCGAGCGAGCTCGGCAAGGTACAGACGCTCCGGCTGCTCCACCTCTTCGAGAACCGCCTGCAAGGCAGCATCCCGCCGGAGCTGGGCAAGCTGGGTGTCATAAGGAGGATAGACCTGTCCATCAACAACCTCACCGGCGCAATTCCGATGGAGTTTCAGAACCTGCCGTGCTTGGAGTACCTGCAGCTGTTCGACAACCAAATCCATGGCGGCATCCCTCCTTTGCTGGGGGCGAGAAGCACGCTGTCGGTGCTGGATTTGTCTGACAACCGGTTGACGGGCAGCATCCCGCCTCACCTGTGCAGGTACCAGAAGCTCATCTTCTTGAGCCTGGGGTCAAACCGTCTCATCGGCAACATCCCTCCGGGAGTGAAGGCTTGCAAGACCCTGACCCAGCTCCGGCTGGGGGGTAACATGCTAACGGGGAGTCTGCCCGTCGAGCTGTCGGCGATGCACAACCTGTCGGCGCTTGAGATGAACCAGAACCGCTTCTCCGGCCCCATACCGCCTGAGGTCGGCAACTTGAGGAGCATAGAGAGGCTGATTCTGTCGGGGAATTACTTTGTCGGACAGCTCCCCGCTGGCATTGGCAACCTCACGGAGCTCGTCGCCTTCAATATATCATCCAACCAGCTCACCGGACCGGTCCCTCGGGAGTTGGCAAGGTGTACAAAGCTACAGAGGCTTGATCTCAGCAGGAACTCCTTCACCGGCCTCGTTCCTCGGGAGCTCGGCACACTGGTGAACCTGGAGCAGCTCAAGCTATCCGACAACAGTCTGAATGGCACCATTCCTGCAAGTTTTGGAGGCCTTTCCCGGCTCACGGAGCTGCAGATGGGAGGCAACCGACTGTCTGGTCCTGTGCCGCTTGAGCTTGGCAAACTCAATGCCCTCCAGATTGCTCTAAACCTCAGCTACAACATGCTATCCGGTGACATCCCAACTCAGCTAGGGAATTTGCGGATGCTGGAATACCTCTTCTTGAACAACAATGAGCTTCAAGGGGAGGTTCCTTCCTCCTTCACTCAACTGTCAAGCCTCATGGAGTGCAACCTTTCTTACAATAATCTTGTTGGGTCGCTTCCGAGCACCCTGCTCTTCCAGCACCTGGACAGCAGCAACTTCCTTGGGAACAATGGCCTCTGTGGTATCAAAGGAAAAGCTTGTTCAAATTCAGCCTACGCAAGCAGTGAAGCAGCAGCAGCGCACAACAAGCGGTTTCTTAGAGAGAAGATCATCACCATTGCCTCCATCGTCGTCATATTGGTTTCATTGGTGCTGATTGCACTCGTCTGCTGCCTCTTAAAATCCAACATGCCCAAGCTTGTACCAAATGAAGAGTGCAAGACTGGGTTCTCTGGTCCTCACTACTTTCTCAAGGAGCGGATAACCTATCAGGAGCTTTTGAAAGCCACCGGGAGCTTCTCGGAGTGTGCTGTGATTGGAAGGGGTGCTTCTGGCACAGTCTACAAGGCTGCCATGCCTGATGGCCGACGAGTTGCGGTGAAAAAGCTCAGATGTCAAGGGGAAGGTTCCAGTGTCGACAGAAGCTTCCGAGCCGAGATAACAACCCTTGGAAATGTCAGACACCGCAACATTGTCAAGCTCTATGGTTTCTGCTCCAACCAGGACTCCAATCTTATACTGTATGAGTACATGGAAAATGGTAGCCTTGGAGAGTTGCTTCATGGCACCAAGGACGCATACCTCCTGGACTGGGACACCCGGTACCGGATCGCCTTCGGGGCTGCTGAAGGCCTACGCTACCTTCACAGCGATTGCAAGCCAAAGGTGATTCACCGTGACATTAAATCCAATAACATACTGCTCGATGAGATGATGGAGGCTCATGTGGGAGACTTTGGTTTGGCAAAAATCATCGACATTTCCAACAGCAGGACCATGTCTGCTGTAGCCGGTTCATACGGTTACATTGCCCCAG AGTATGCTTTCACCATGAAGGTGACTGAAAAGTGTGATATCTATAGTTTCGGGGTGGTTTTGTTGGAACTAGTGACTGGGCAATGTGCAATTCAGCCTCTTGAGCAAGGAGGAGATCTTGTCAATTTGGTGAGGCGGACAATGAATAGCATGACACCAAATTCTCAAGTTTTTGACAGCAGACTCGATCTGAACTCAAAGAGGGTTGTGGAAGAAATGAATCTGGTGATGAAGATTGCATTGTTCTGCACCAGTGAATCACCATTGGATAGGCCTAGCATGCGAGAAGTGATATCCATGTTGATTGATGCTAGGGCCTCTTCTTGTGATTCATTCTCATCTCCAGCATCGGAGTCACCTACCAAAGATGATTCTTCCTTTAGGCTTTAG